Sequence from the Sanguibacter keddieii DSM 10542 genome:
CTCGCCGCTCGTCGTCTACTACTACCGCGACGACCTCACGTCGTCTCTCGGCGTCCCGACGGACCTCGAGACCTGGGAGGAGTACGCCGAGTTCGGCGCCGGCTTCTACGCCAAGACCGGGAAGTCGCTCGGCGCCGTGGCGACCGGCAGCGACCTCGGGCAGGTCATGCAGATCTTCTGGATGCTGCTGCTCCAGCGCGGCGGAGGGCTCTTCGACGCCGACGGCACGCTGACCATCCAGACACCCGAGGCAGAGGAGGTCCTGACCTTCCTCGTCGACGGCGTCCAGTCCGGGTTCCTCACGACGGTCGCCGACTTCTACGGGCCGAGCATGCAGACGGCGCTCAAGACCGAGAAGGTGCTCGGGCTCTGGATGGCCAACTGGTACAAGACCTTCGGGCTCGAGCCCAACGTCCCCGAGCAGTCCGGGGCGTGGCGCATCGCCCCCATGCCGAGGTTCGCCGGGGGAGGCGGCCGGACGAGCTTCTCGGGCGGGACCGGCTTCACGGCGATCGCGGGCAAGCCGAACTCGCTCGCCGCGCAGGAGTTCGTGCGGGCCGCGTACCTCGACCCGGACCAGCAGGTGAAGCGCTACCTCGACCTCGGATACCTGCCGACCATGCGCTCCGTCTTCGAGCGACCCGAGCTCCTCGACGCCCAGGACGAGTACTGCGGCGGGCAGAGGCTCTTCGAGGTCTACACCGACATCATCGACGAGGCACCGCCCGTCTACATGAGCCCGGACCTGTTCATCCTCCAGACGGCCCTGGCCGGCGCGCTCGTCGACGCCTACCGCGGTCGGCTCACCCCGCGCGAGGCGCTCGACTCGGCCGCCGAGTCCTTCGCCGCCCAGGCGAACAAGTAGGAGCCCGACGATGACCACCCTCACCGCACCCGCCGGCTCGACCGGTACCCGGACCAGCCCGCCGGGGAAGCGCCGCTCCGTCGGCCCGACCCTCGCGCCCTACGCCTTCATCGCACCGTTCTACCTGCTGTACGTGCTGTTCATGATCGTGCCGATCCTCGCTGCGATGGTCCTCAGCACCACGCAGTGGGCCGGCCTCGGCTCGCCGACCTTCGTCGGCCTGCGCAACTACGCCGGGCTGCTCACGGACACGAGCTTCTGGACGGCGATGGGCAACTCCGGCATCTACGTCCTCGTCAGCGTGCTCGTCGTCGTCCCGCTGTCGCTGCTCGTCGCGCAGGCGCTCAACGCCAAGGGGCTGCGAGGACGCGACCTCTTCCGCGTCACCTACTTCATCCCGATGGTCATCTCGCCGATCGTCATCTCGCTCATCTTCTCGATGATGCTCGACACCGAGTTCGGGCTCGTCAACACCCTGCTCCAGTCCGTCCTCGGCTTCGGCGGCGTCGACTGGCTCGGCGACCCGACCTGGGCCAAGGTCTCGCTGAGCTTCGTCATGCTGTGGCGCTGGGTGGGGTACCTCACCATCTTCTTCCTCGCCGGGCTGCAGGCCGTCCCGCGCGAGCTCTACGAGGCGGCGGAGCTCGACGGCGCCGGGACCGTCCGGAAGTTCACCACGGTGACGCTGCCCGCCATCCAGCCCGTCACCGCCTTCGTGGTGGTCACGTCCTTCATCAGCGCGGCGCAGATCTTCGACGAGCCCTACCTGCTGACCCGCGGCGGCCCGGGGGAGTCGACGCTGTCCATCGCCATGTTCGTGTTCCGCGCCGCCTTCGAGCGCCAGCAGTTCGGCTACGCCGCGGCGGCCGGCATCGTCCTGTTCGTCGTCGTCTTCGCGGTGAGCCGGCTGCTCAACCGCGCCCTGAGCATCGGGAAGGCATCATGACCACCCAGGCCACAGCCTCCGAGAGGCCTTCTGCCCGCACCGCACCCAGCACGCCTCGGAAGCGCCGCGACCGGCGCCCCAGCAGCGACAGCCGCCGGCTCACCCCACAGCGCTTCGTGCTCTACCTGACGCTCACCGTCCTCATGGGCGTGTTCGTCATGCCGCTGCTCTTCGCGCTCTCCGGCTCCTTCAAGGAGCGCGGCGAGATCTTCACGAACCCGCTGCAGCTGGTCCCGGGCTCGCCGACACTCGAGAACTACCGGAACCTGCTCACCCAGCAGCCCTTCTGGTCGTGGTTCGCCATGAGCACCGCCGTGGCGACCATCGCGACGGTCGTGTCCGTCTTCGTCTGCGCGCTCGCCGGCTTCGCCTTCGCCAAGTACCGGTTCCGCGGCAAGGGGCCGCTCTTCACCATCATGTTCAGCTCGTTGTCGATCCCCTTCGCGGTGATCCTAGTGCCGCTGTTCGTCCTGCTCGTGAAGTCCGGCCTCGGCAACCCGTTCTTCGCGCTCATCGTGCCGTGGGTCGCCCCGGCCTTCGGGATCTTCATGATGCAGCAGTTCATCGTGCAGTCTGTCCCGGACGAGCTCCTCGAGGCCGCGCGCATCGACGGCACGTCCGAGTTCGGGATCTTCTGGCGCGTGGTGCTCCCGCTGCTGCGGCCCTCCCTCGGGGCGCTCGGGGTGTGGAGCTTCCTGCAGAGCTACAACAGCTTCCTGTGGCCGCTCGTCATCGTGTCCGACGTCGACCAGTACACGCTGCCGCTCGGCCTCAACATCCTCTACGGCTCCGAGAACCGCGCCTTCGACCTGGTCCTGGCCGGGTCGGTCCTCGCCTCGGTGCCGATGATCATCGTCTTCCTGCTGCTGCGCAAGCAGCTGCTCGAAGGTCTGTCCGCCGGGGCCGTCAAGGGCTGAGACGCCGCCCGCGCTGCCCCGCCCCACCGCCCCGCCCCGCCCCACCGCACCTGCTCCGCACCTGCTCCGCATCACTGCACCGCACCACTGGAAGGACGTCATGACACTCCCACCGAAGGTCCTGTTCGGCGCCGCGTACTACCACGAGTACCAGCCCTCGCCGCGGCTCGAGACCGACCTCGACCTCATGGTCGAGGCCGGGTTCTCGGTGATCCGCGTCGGCGAGTCCGTCTGGTCCACCTGGGAGCCCGAGGAGGGCCGTCTCGACCTCGAGTGGCTCGCCCCGGTGCTCGACGGCGCCCACGAGCGCGGCCTGAGCGTCATCCTCGGGACCCCCACCTACGCGGTCCCGATGTGGCTCGCCCGGCGGTACCCGGAGATCGCGGGGGAGCGCCGCACCGGGGAGCGCAGCGGGTGGGGCGCACGCCAGGAGGCCAACTTCACGCACGCCGCCTTCAGGTTCCACGCCGAGCGCGTCGTCCGCGCCGTCGTCGCGCGCTACGCCGACCACCCCGCGGTGATCGGCTACCAGGTCGACAACGAGCCCGGCAACGAGATCTTCCACAACCACGACGTCTTCGAGCGCTTCGTGGACGAGCTCCGCGAGACCTACGGCGACGTCGAGACCCTCAACCGCGAGTGGGGCCTCACCTACTGGTCGCACCGTCTCTCGACCTGGGCCGACCTCTGGACACCCGACAACAACGCCCAGCCGCAGTACGACCTCGCCTGGCGACGGTTCCAGGCGAGCCTGACCACCGAGCTCATCGAGTGGCAGGCCGACCTCGTGCGGACGCTCGCCCGCCCCGAGCAGTTCGTCATGACCTGCCTGTCCTACGACCGTCCCGCCCTCGAGGACGACGCCGTCGGCGCGGTCCTCGACGTCACGGCGGGTAACCCGTACTACCGGGTGCAGGACCACCTCGCGGTCCCGGCGACCGGCGACCCCGAGCAGAAGTGGTTCACCACCGGGACCTGGGCCATGTACCGCACGGCCGACCGCATGTACTCGACGCGGCAGGAGCCCTTCCTCGTCACCGAGACCGCGGCCGCGTCGATCTGGGGCTCGAACCTCAACGAGGCGCCGTACGACGGGCAGCTGCGCCAGGCCGCCTGGGCGCTCGTCGCCCGGGGTGCGCAGATGGTCGAGTACTGGCACTGGCACACGCTCCACTACGGCACCGAGACGTACTGGGGTGGCGTGCTCCCGCACAGCCAGCAGCCCGGGCGCATCTACGAGCAGGTCGCCGAGCTCGGCGCCGAGCTCGCGGCGGCGGGCCCGGTCGTCGCCGGGGCGGTGCCCGAGGCCGACCTCGGCATCGTCTACGACAACGCGAGCAAGTGGGCGATGGCCTTCCAGCCGCCGCTCGGCGACGACACCGAGCCGCTGCCGCGGTCCTACGAGATGATCGTCGACGCCTACTACCGGGGTGCCTTCGAGGCCGGGCTCCAGGTGCGGGTCGTCCACCCCCGGCACCTGTTCGACCGGCCCGCGGCCGAGGTCGCCGCAGAGCTCCCGACGCTCGTCGTCGCCGGCTTCTACGTGACGACCGACGCGCAGCTCGACTGGCTCGACGCCTACGCCGAGGCCGGCGGGCACCTCGTCCTCGGCATCCGCACCGGGTATGCCGACACCGAGGCCCGGGCCCGTCTCGACGTCAAGCCGTCACGACTCACCGAGGCCGCGGGCGTGATGTACGACGAGTTCTCCAACCTCCAGGTGCGTCTGCCCGTGGTCGCCCCGACGGGCAGCTCTTTCGTCGTCCCCGAGGGCGCGACGGCGGGCCGGTGGGTCGACGGCTTGAAGGTCGTCGGAGACGCCGAGCCTCTGCTCGAGTACGTCCACCCGCACTTCGGCCGGTGGCCGGCCGTCACCTCCGCGGCACGCGGGGCCGGGCGGGTCACCTACGTCGGGACCCTCCTGGACCCGACGACGACGGGCTCACTGCTCCGCTGGGCCACCCCGGCCAGGGCCGCTGGGGAGTGGTCCGACGCCGCAGCCGCCCACCCGTCGGTCACCGTCTCCGGCGCGACGCTCACCGACGGCCGGACCGTGCGCTACGTCCACAACTGGTCGTGGGAGACCGTCTCCTTCGTGGCGCCGCGCGACGTCAGCGACGCGGTCGACGGTCGTGCGCTCGCGGCGGGCGAGACGCTCGAGCTGGGCGCGTGGGACGTGCGCGTGCTCGTCGAGGGCTGATCCGGAGCGACGTCGGGCCCCGCAGGCGAGCGGGGTCCGACATCTGCCTCAGAGGCGGCGGCGCAGGTCGCCGACCCGTGCCCGGATGTCGTCCCGGACGAGGCGCATGCGCTCTGCGCCGGTGATGCCGCGGTCGGAGGGCTCGTCGGTGACCCAGGTCTCGAGAGGCGTGCCGTCCGGGGCCTGCACCTGGGCCTCGGTGCCGAGGACCACGACGAGGTCGGCGGCCTCGAGCATCTCGGGGGTCAGGGCCTTGGGGTGCTCGTCGCCGACACCGACGCCGATCTCGGCCAGCGACTCGACCGACTGCACGTTGAGCGCGGTCCCGGGGAGCGTGCCGGCGGAGGTGACGACGACGCTGTCACCGGCCAGGTCGCGGAGAAGGGCGGCGGCCATCTGCGACTTGCCGCCGTTCTTCTGGCACACGAAGACGACGTGCGGGGTGCGGGAGGTGGGGCTGGGCACGGGGACTCCTGAGAGGGCGAGGGGAGGAGAAGGGGCGGACACGATCCTCCCACCGCGCACCTGCCCGCGTCGCGCCTGCGAAGATCGTCCGATGACTCTCGCACTGCGCCCGCTCGCGCCCCACGACCTCCCCGCCTGGATCGAGCGGAGCGTCGCCGAGTACGCGGCGGACCTCGTCACCATGGGTGCGACGCCCGCCGAAGCGCAGCGTCGCGCACGGGCGAGCATCGAGGACGACGTCGCCGAGGGCAGCCTCCCTGACGGGCACGTCGTCTTCGACCTCCTCGACGGGTCCGAGGCGCCGGTCGGTTACCTGTGGGTCGGCCCCGACACCTCAGACGACCCGACTGCCTGGTGGGTCTGGGACGTCGTGGTCGACACCGAGCACCGAGGCCGCGGCTACGGCCGGCAGGCGATGCTGCTGGGCGAGGACTACGCGCGCTCGCAGGGTGCCCGCACCCTCGGGCTCAGCGTCTTCGGGTTCAACACCGGCGCGCGACGCCTCTACGAGTCGCTCGGCTACGAGACCACGTCGGTCAAGATGGCCAAGACGCTCGCCTGACGCGCCGTCTGAGACGCGGGTACCACCGCCGTCAGGTCTGGGACCGGACGGACGCGATGCGCACGGCTGCGGCCATCCCGCCGTCACCGAAGCTGACCCGTCCGACGTCGAGCGCGGGGTCGTCGGCGACGATCTCCTCCCACGCGGCGAGCCGGGTGATCGAGGTCCGCTCGAGCCCGAGGAGCGCTGACTCCAGATGCGCGGTGAAGGTCTCCCGGTGGTTCGCGACGACCTGCGCGTAGCGTGCGAGCCGGTCCTCCATGCTGCGGACGTTTGCCGAGGCCGGGTGCGTGCGGTACCTCAGCAGAGGCTCGGGGACGACAGCCACCCGGGACCCGTCGCGCCGCAGGAGCCGGAGGAAGAAGTCCCAGTCCTCGAAGCCCTGCCGCATCGACTCGTCGTACCCGCCGGCCTCTCCCCAGTGCGCCCGCCGGAACAGGGCCGACGCGGGGGCGGCGTTGCGCGGCAGGAACGCCTCGACGGTGCCGCCGGTGGGCTCGACGACGCCCTGGGCGACGCCGAACATCGACAGCCAGCTGGACGCCGCGACGGTGCTGTCGTCGGCGAGCAGCGCCAGGGTCTTCTCGACGAAGGTCGGCTCCCAGAGGTCGTCACCGTCGAGGACGGCGACGACCTCGGTGCCCGACGCCGCGATCCCGGTGTTGCGCGCCGCTGAGACCCCGCCGTTCGGCTGGTGCAGCACGCGCACGACGGGGGCGGTCCCACCGAGGCGGGGGAGCCCGGCCAGCACCTCGAGGCTCTCCGGGGCGGTCGACCCGTCGTCGACCACGACGACCTCGTCGACCGGGTGGCTCTGCGCGAGCACCGAGAGGACGGCGTCCTCGACGGTGCGCCCCTGGTCGTAGGCCGTGACGACCACCCCGACGGATGACATGGCTGCTCCTGACGTGCGTCTGGCTCGGGCGGACCCTCAGAGAGCGGTCGACGCCGCGGGGGCTGGGCGGAGACGCCGTTCTGCGCCCTCGAGGTGCTGGACGAACAGTGCTGCGAGCCGGTCAGAGTCGTGGGCGCGGAGGGCGTCGACGATCGAGCGGTGCTCGACGTCGGCCTGTTCCTTGCCCCCGAGGTCCTCGATGTTGCGACGGGAGTAGGGCTGCACGGCGCTCAGCAGCGAGGTGAGGATCGACGCGGTCCTCGGGAGCCCGGAGAGCACGTACAGGCGTTGGTGGAACGTGTAGTTGAGCTCCATCCACTGGGGGATCCGCGGCTCGTCGGCCATCGCGGTGGCCATCGAGTCGAGCTCCGCGACGGCGCGCTGCGTCGAGCTGTCGACGAGGGCCTCCGCGATGGTCGGCTCGAGGACCTTGCGCAGGCCGTACAGCTCGACGAGGTCGTCGGAGGAGAGCGTGCGGACCGTGGCGCCACCGCCACCGCGGATCTCGACGAGCCCGTTGGCCTCGAGGAGGCGCAGGGCCTCGCGGATGGGGTTGCGGCTGACGCCGAAGCGTCGGGCGAGGTCCTCCTGGACGAGCTGGGCGCCCTGGCCGAACTCGCCCTCTCGGATCGCGCGCGCGATCTGGTCCGCGATGAGATCTGGCGTCATCACCCCTCCTGTCGTGGTCGGGGCGAGATCGACCCCGATGCCACTGTACTCAGTGCGCGCGTTGTCCTCGCTGCGGACAGTGCGTACAGTGAGGACATTCGTGTCCGGCACTGGAGCCGGACCAGTTCGAAGGAGAGACATGATGGGTGCGAGACAGCGGCCGCACTTCGCCTGGATGGTCTTCGCGGCAGCGTGCGTCATCTCGTTCGTCGGTTTCGGCCTGACGCTCAACACGGCCAGCCTCTACTGGGGCTCCGTGAGCGAGGAGCTCGGGATCTCCCTCTCCGACGTCGCCCTCATGAGCACGGTGTCCGGCATCGCGGGCGCGGTCGCGCTCGGCGTGGCGTCGCCGCTCTTCGAGCGGATCAACCTCAAGATCTTCCTCAGCATCATGGTCGTCCTGACCGCGTGCGCCTACTTCGCCTCGGCCGGTGCCACGAGCATCTGGGTGCTCTACGCCGCGAACCTCGTGCTCGGCGTGACGAAGGCCGTGGCGATCCTGCTCTCCGTGCCGATCCTGCTCGGGAACTGGTTCGAGAAGCACCTCGGTCTGGTCACCGGCATCGCAGGCGCCATGACCGCGGTGGGCGGAGCCGTCTTCAGCCCCATCATCGGCGACATCATCACCGACCACGGGTGGCGCTCGGCCTACGTGGTCACCGGAGTCATCGTCCTCGTGACGCTCCTGCCCTTCACCCTGTTCGTCACGAAGCTCCGACCCACGGGGGAGCAGCGACCGTTCGGCTTCGAGCCCAAGGACGGCGCGAACGTGACGCTCACGGGGATCCCGGCCCGGCGCGCGTTCCGGACCCTGCCCTTCGTGTGCTTCGCCGCGGTCGGCGTGATCCTGCAGCTCGCCGGCTCCCTCGTCCAGCACCTCCCCACGTACCTGACCCAGGGAGGCCTCACGCTCACCGCGGCCGCCGCGATCTTCTCCGCGCTGCTCATCGGGGCGTCGGTCGGCAAGTTCGCCATCGGTGCAGCGCTCGACCACATGCGACCGATGCTCGCGGTCGGGATCTTCACGCTCGTGGCACTGTTCGGCTGGTCTGGGCTGTGGGCGTTCTCGGGACAGCTGCCGCTGTCGGTCGCGAGCTTCTCGAGCGGGATGGGCCAGGCGATCAACCTCGTCGCTGTCGTCGTCCTCGTCCGCAACGTGTTCGGGGCGCTCGAGTACAGCAAGATCCTCGGTCCGATCCTCATGGTCGGGTCGCTCGCGAACGCGGCCGGCGTGTACGTGCACGGGCTCGTCTACGACAGCACCGGCAGCTACGACCTGTCGTTCGCGGCCAACCTGGTGATCTTCGTGGTGGCCTTCGGGATCCTCGCGGTGGCACTGCGTTCTGGGGCACGTCTCACCCCGTCCGATGCCGTGCCCGGTGCCTCGGCACCGGCGATCGACCCGGCGGGGGAGCGCGACGACGACGCTGCTCCCGTGTCGCCTGTGGTGACGCGATGAGCGACGACGTCTCCCGGCCGGACAGCGGCCGAGCGCACCAGGACCAGAGCGCAGGGGTCCGCAGCTGGCTCGGCATCCGCTACGCGACCGCCGAGAGGTTCCGCCCGCCGGTCCTGGTCGAGCTCGACGAGAGTGCCCCGACCTCCGCCTACGGGGCCGCCCCGTTCCAGACCCCGCCTCCGGTGCCTCCCCTCGGGGCAGAGCCTGACGAGGACTGCCACTTCCTCAACGTCTGGGCTCCGGAGCACGTCACCGACGAGCCGCTGCCCGTCTACGTCTCCGTCTACGGCGGTGGCTTCGAGCACGGCGCAGGGTCGGCCTGGACTCAGGACGGCGCCGTCCTGGCCGCGACCGGGCGCGTGGTCGTCGTCTCGCCGAGCTACCGGGTGGGAGCGCTCGGTTTCGTGTCGCTCGACGCGTACGGGTCCCCGTTCGAGGGGGCCCACAACCTCGGGCTGCAGGACCTGGTGACGGCGCTCGCCTGGGTCAAGGAGAACATCCGGGCCTTCGGCGGAGACCCAGACCAGGTCTGCGTCGTCGGTGAGAGCGCCGGAGGGTTCCTCACGGCGGCGCTCCCCGCCGTCCGGGCTGCTGACGGGCTGTTCGCACGTCTGTCCGTCCACTCCGCCGGTGCCTCGCGCATCGTCCCGCCGCAGCGGGCGGAGTCGATGGCAGCAGACCTGCTGAGCGACCTCGGGGCGACGGACGAGCTCGCTCGTCTGATGGGTGTGCCGGCCGCCGACCTGGTCGACGCCCAGAGCAGGATCGTCGCGAGAGACATCGGGATCCGCAACGGCCCCTCGCCGCACGCGCTGGGTGTCGTCGACGACTCCGCGTCCCTGGCGCCTGTGCTGTCTGAGCACCCCCTCGAGAGCTTCGCGTCGGGGCGGGTCGCCCACGTCCCGCTCCTCGTGAGCGCGACGCAGGACGAGATCGCGCTGTTCCGAGCGGCTGCTCAGGACACGTTCGACCCCGACAGCCTCAGCGCCGTCGTGGCGGAGGTGACCTCGTGGGGCGTCGGCGACGAGCGTGCCCGGCGCCTCGTCGACGGGTTCTCCGCGACCCTCGGCGAGGGCGCCTCGCCAGGAGAGATCAGAGAGCGGATCCTCAGCGACTACGTCTACCGTCTGCCGGTCGTGCGTCTCGCCCAGACGCACGCCGCGTCGGGCGGGCAGGCGCACCTCCTGCTGATCGGCGGTGCCGACGGCCTGCCCGCCGGGCACGCCTGCGACGTACCTGGGTTGATCGGACGGCACCTTCCCGACGCGTCAGCGGCTGCGGTGAGGCGTGACGACCAGCTCACCGATGCCGTGCTGGACTTCGTCACCGGTGATGGCCCGTCCTGGGGGTGCACCGAGGTCGACGAGCTGCGGGCGCACGGGATCGGTGAGCTCCGCGAGGACGCCACGGCCCAGCTCCGGACCGTCCTCGAGGTCTGGGACGGGATCCCGCGCCCCTGAGGAGGGGGCGGCTGCCGCGGGACCGGTCAGAGGGGCTCTTGGAACCACCGGCTGAGGGTGATCTTCGCGAGCACACGCGGTCCGTCGGTCGCGGGGTCCGCCCCGTCCCACCCGTCGTAGCGCGCGGCGAACGCCCGAGCGACGTCGGGACGCGAGCCGACCTCGACGAGCTCGGCCGTGCCCTCCCCGACGAGTCCGCCCGCCGGTGCCGTGCCCTCGACCGCGAGGCTGACCCGCGGGTCGAGCCGCAGCAGCCGGGCCTTCCACGACGTCTGCCGGACCGACACCCACAGGGCGTCGTCGTCGTGCACGAACCACAGCGGGGTGGTGTGCGGAGGTCCGTCGGGCCGGTTCGCCGTGAGCCACAGGTGCAGCGAGGCGTCGAGGAGGGCTGAGTGGCGCATCCCCCCAGTCTGCCGGTCGGCGGCAGACCGGGGGACGCGCCTCGCAGCCGGTCAGGCAGTCGACCGGCCGTGCCGGGCCTGCCGCCACCCGACGACAGCGTCGACGACCAGGAACGCCGCGAGCGACAGCCCCATGAGCGGGAGGAACACCCCGACAGCAGCTGCGACCACGACCGCCGCGACGGTGCCCCACCAGGGGGCTCGGCGCAGCACCCCGCGTGCGGGGGCCTTGCCGACGCGGCGCTGCGGGTCGCGGACCGGTCGCCGCTGCCACCACATGACGTAGCCCCAGACGACCATGGCGGCGATCGCGGAGCCTGCGACGAACAGGACGAGCTGGTTGGCGAGGCCGAACATCGAGCCCATGTGCAGGTCGATGCCCCACCGGCTCAGCTTCGCCACGATGCCGAAGTCCGCGAAGTCGACCCGGTCGACCACCTGCATGGTCTGCCCGTCCACCGCGACGGCGTCGACCTCGGTCGGGTAGCTGCGCTGGATCTCCTGGACGACCCACGCCGTGCCCGGCCCGGAGGGCGGGCGGATCTCCACGAGACCGGTGGTGATGTTGACCTCCTGCCCGATGCGCAGGACGGTGTCGAACGCGCCGGGGTTGAGGTCTGACGTGTCCGCACCGGTCGTGGGAACCGGCGCCGGCGCACCGTGGTGCGCGTGCTCGTCGACGGGACCCTCGGCGGACCCGGTGAGGTCGGTGCTGACCGACGGGGTGGTCCACCCGACCGCGGTCCGCAGGTCCGAGAAGTTCCCACCGCCGTGCTGCGACCAGGTGATGCCGGTGACGGACAGGAACAGGGCGGCTCCCAGCACCCAGATCCCGGTCGAGGTGTGCCACGAGCGGGTCTTGGCATAGCCGGAGGCGCGGGTGTCGGGCCGCAGCATGGACCTCTTGGTGCGGGTCTTGCGGAACCGCACCACCCACAGCCCGGCGCCGGCGAGCGCGACGACCCCGAGCCACGAGGCGGCCAGCTCGCTGTACAGGCGCCCGGCGTCCCCGAGGTGCAGGGACCGGTGCAGGTCCGAGACCCAGTGGCGCAGCGGGAGTGCGCCCGAGGTCCCGTAGACGGGGAGGTCACCGCGGATCTCGGCGGTCCCCGGGTCCACGAGCACGGCGCGCGTCTGGCTCTCGCCGAGCCGCGCGTCGGCGTACATGACCCGGGTGGTGTCGCCGGGCTCGGGGGCGGGGCGCACCGCCACGACCTGCTGCCCGTCGCCCACGTACGCGTCAGCCGCCCGGACCTGCTCGGCCAGGGTGAGCGTGGTGGCAGTCACGGGGGCCGTCAGCTCGTGGGAGTAGACGATCTTCTCGACCTGCGGGGTCAGGGCGTACAGCGCACCGCTGGTCGCCGCGACCAGGATGAACGGCCCGACGAAGATCCCGGCGTAGAAGTGCAGGCGCAGGAGCAGCGGTGCCAGCCAGCCGGTGCGACGTCGTGGTCGCTGGTCCCCACCCAGAGGTGCGCCGCCGCCGGGGTGGACGTCCGTGGTGGTGGTCACGAGGCCTCCTCCAGCAGCGTCTCGCCGACGTAGCCGCCCTCGGAGCAGCCCGGAGGGATCGCGAAGACGGCCGAGCCGATGGGCGTGGTCCACTCGTTGAGCAGGTCGAGCTCGTCGAGCCGCTGCTGGAGCGGCACGAACTGGGCGTCGACGTCGGCCTGGAAGGACACGAAGAGCAGGCCCGACTCCGAGACGGCGTCGCCGGTCGGTGCGTCGTCGTAGTTGTACGCGCGGCGGAAGATCCGCTGCGACGTGTCGTCCGAGCGCGAGCGCCGGACGTGCGAGAACTCGGCGATCACCGGGAAGCCGATCGCGGTGGTGGCCTCGAAGTCGGGCTCGTCGTGCTCCTCGGTGCCGGTCAGCGGGGCGCCGTTGGACAGGAACCGCCCGACCGACTGCTCGCGCCCGCCGCGGTCGAGGCGGTCCCACCCGTCGAGGTCCATGCTGATCCGCCGGACGACCATGCTGGTGCCGCCGGCGAGCCAGCCGTCGCGGACCCACACGAGGCCGTCGAAGTCCTCCGTGGTCGGCGCAGGGTTGACGGTCCCGTCGACCTGGCCGAAGAGGTTGCGCATGGTCGTGCCGGACCTCTCCGAGCCGTGGGCACGCCGGAACCCGGTCTGCGTCCAGCGCACCGTCGCGAAGCTCCGGGCGTCCTTGAGCAGCATCCGCTGCGCGTGGGCGACGGTGAAGGCGTCGTCGGCGCCGATCTGCAGCAGCAGGTCGCCGTCGCTCCACGCCTCCTCGAGCCGGTCGACGGTGAAGGCAGGGAGCGGGCGCAGCCAGGTGGGCAGCGCCACGGAGGCGGTTCCTCCAGCGCCCACGCCGTCAGAACCTGCGTCGTCGGTGGCCCGGCGGACGAGCCCGGGCCCGAACCCGAAGGTCACCGTGAGGCGGGCCGGGACGTGCGCGAGCTCGGGCTCGGAGTCGGCGAGCGCCGCCGTGCCCTGGGTGAGGCGGGCGGCATCGTCGGTCAGCAGACGCATGAGGCGGCGCAGGCCGTCGCGGTCGACCTCGGGGCGCAGGTCGAGGGCGACGAGGGTCGCGTGCGCCTGGGGCGGGGTCTCGACCCCTGCCTGGTGCTCCCCGTAGAAGGGCACGGTGAGGCTCCCGTGGAGTGCCTGCGCGGCCTCGTCGGTCGCGTCCGGGCGGTCGTCGCGTCGGGTCAGCGTGTCGACGCCGATCGCGGCGACGGCACCGATCCCGGCGACAGCCCCTCCGAAGAGGAGCTGTCGCCGCGTCGGTCCGCCGCGACCGGCCTCGGGTGCCTCGGCCGCACGGGGCGCGCCAGGGGCGTCAGA
This genomic interval carries:
- a CDS encoding Dyp-type peroxidase, whose product is MGRDLTSDAPGAPRAAEAPEAGRGGPTRRQLLFGGAVAGIGAVAAIGVDTLTRRDDRPDATDEAAQALHGSLTVPFYGEHQAGVETPPQAHATLVALDLRPEVDRDGLRRLMRLLTDDAARLTQGTAALADSEPELAHVPARLTVTFGFGPGLVRRATDDAGSDGVGAGGTASVALPTWLRPLPAFTVDRLEEAWSDGDLLLQIGADDAFTVAHAQRMLLKDARSFATVRWTQTGFRRAHGSERSGTTMRNLFGQVDGTVNPAPTTEDFDGLVWVRDGWLAGGTSMVVRRISMDLDGWDRLDRGGREQSVGRFLSNGAPLTGTEEHDEPDFEATTAIGFPVIAEFSHVRRSRSDDTSQRIFRRAYNYDDAPTGDAVSESGLLFVSFQADVDAQFVPLQQRLDELDLLNEWTTPIGSAVFAIPPGCSEGGYVGETLLEEAS